From a single Shewanella donghaensis genomic region:
- the oleC gene encoding olefin beta-lactone synthetase, with translation MTLKTANLCRHLQDAAIHFPSQLAVAVQTATSANQSTNTLKYQELDFGTLNQQSDDIAFRLNAFGLKAGMKAVLMVTPSIDFFVLTFALFKAGVIPILVDPGMGVKNLKQCFEESQPDVFIGIPKAHIARRILGWGKSSVKQCLNVGGNKVQRWLSGAISVDELPQSNLTHTQSKAYPMVTLDDDQMAAILFTSGSTGTPKGVVYSHAMFEAQISALKHDYGIKPGERDLATFPLFSLFGPALGMASIVPAMDASKPITANPDYLFAAIEKYQCTNMFVNPALLERLGQAADAASEGRQQFKLSSVQRVISAGAPATISSIKRFSKMLVDGVEVLNSYGATESLPISKIPSSALFNTTVATDEGKGICVGHAINGVDISIIEITESVITDWTDVNILPVGQIGEIVVKGPMVSREYYQRDSATKIAKIDDGGDTRHRMGDVGYVDDIGQLWMCGRKAHRVDQTLKGKLAKRYFSIPCERVFNTHKQVKRSALVNIEINGNIEPLLCVELDKSIVCSTSKTLYHELLAMAEGYEHTTGISRFLIHPDFPVDVRHNAKIFREKLAVWAQKQWKE, from the coding sequence ATGACATTAAAAACCGCTAATCTCTGTCGGCACTTACAAGATGCTGCAATTCACTTCCCATCTCAATTAGCTGTTGCTGTCCAAACTGCAACATCAGCGAATCAATCGACCAATACCTTAAAATATCAAGAGCTTGATTTTGGTACCTTGAACCAACAATCTGATGATATCGCATTTCGCTTAAATGCTTTTGGCCTCAAAGCGGGCATGAAAGCGGTATTAATGGTAACGCCAAGTATCGATTTTTTTGTGCTGACCTTTGCGTTGTTTAAAGCGGGAGTCATTCCTATTCTGGTTGATCCAGGAATGGGTGTTAAGAATTTAAAACAGTGCTTTGAAGAATCGCAACCTGATGTGTTTATTGGTATACCTAAAGCGCATATCGCTCGAAGAATCTTAGGCTGGGGTAAATCTTCAGTTAAGCAATGTTTGAATGTGGGTGGTAACAAGGTTCAGCGTTGGTTATCTGGCGCAATCAGTGTTGATGAATTACCTCAAAGCAATTTAACTCATACTCAATCAAAAGCGTACCCAATGGTCACGCTTGACGATGATCAAATGGCGGCTATTTTATTTACCAGTGGCAGCACGGGTACACCCAAAGGGGTGGTGTATTCTCATGCTATGTTTGAAGCTCAAATTAGCGCATTAAAACATGATTATGGTATTAAACCGGGTGAAAGAGATTTAGCGACATTCCCGTTATTTTCGCTATTTGGTCCTGCATTAGGTATGGCATCCATAGTGCCAGCAATGGATGCAAGTAAACCAATAACTGCAAACCCTGATTATTTATTTGCCGCTATTGAGAAATACCAGTGCACCAATATGTTTGTCAATCCAGCGCTCTTAGAGCGTTTAGGGCAAGCGGCTGATGCCGCAAGTGAAGGTCGTCAACAATTTAAGCTATCTAGTGTACAGCGGGTTATTTCTGCAGGCGCTCCAGCGACTATCTCATCGATTAAACGCTTCAGTAAAATGTTAGTTGATGGCGTGGAAGTGCTTAACTCATACGGCGCAACAGAGTCTCTGCCCATCAGTAAGATACCTAGCAGTGCGCTATTTAATACCACTGTAGCAACAGATGAAGGTAAAGGCATTTGCGTGGGTCATGCCATCAATGGTGTAGATATCAGTATTATTGAGATTACTGAGTCAGTTATTACCGATTGGACTGATGTGAATATTTTACCTGTTGGTCAAATAGGTGAAATCGTTGTAAAAGGCCCAATGGTTAGCCGCGAATATTACCAACGAGATAGTGCGACAAAAATCGCTAAAATTGATGATGGTGGGGATACAAGACACCGAATGGGCGATGTAGGCTATGTTGATGACATTGGCCAATTATGGATGTGCGGTCGTAAAGCACATCGTGTTGATCAGACTTTAAAAGGTAAGCTTGCTAAAAGGTATTTCTCGATTCCATGTGAGCGAGTTTTTAATACTCATAAGCAAGTAAAGCGCTCTGCGCTGGTTAATATTGAAATTAATGGCAACATTGAACCACTGTTATGCGTTGAGTTAGATAAGAGCATTGTTTGTTCAACCAGTAAGACTTTGTATCATGAATTATTGGCTATGGCAGAAGGGTATGAGCATACGACAGGGATCTCTCGTTTTCTTATTCATCCCGATTTCCCTGTGGATGTACGCCATAATGCCAAGATTTTTAGAGAAAAATTAGCCGTTTGGGCTCAAAAGCAGTGGAAGGAATAG
- a CDS encoding alpha/beta fold hydrolase: MLENLLPFDSHYLDRNGNKLHYINEGKGEPVVMVHGNPSWSYYYRNLVGALSSTNQCIVPDHIGCGLSDKPDDPQYDYTLENRIDDLEALLEHLDVKENITLVVHDWGGMIGMGFAARYPERIKRLVFLNTAAFHLPESKPFPWALWVCRETILGTFLVRGFNAFSSIASYVGVKRKPMSKEVREAYVAPFNNWKNRISTLRFVQDIPLKPEDRNYELVSDIADSLSKFSEVPTLICWGLQDFVFDKHFLAKWRQYMPHAQVTEFEDCGHYILEDASEDVIGLIQNFMADEL, encoded by the coding sequence ATGTTAGAGAATCTGTTGCCTTTTGACAGCCATTATTTAGACCGTAACGGTAATAAACTTCACTATATTAATGAAGGTAAGGGTGAACCAGTTGTTATGGTTCACGGCAATCCTAGTTGGAGTTATTATTATCGTAACTTGGTCGGCGCATTAAGTTCGACGAATCAGTGTATTGTTCCTGATCATATCGGTTGTGGTTTATCAGATAAGCCGGATGATCCTCAGTATGATTACACTTTAGAAAACCGCATCGATGATCTCGAAGCGTTACTCGAACATTTAGATGTAAAAGAAAACATTACCCTGGTTGTGCATGATTGGGGCGGAATGATTGGTATGGGCTTTGCGGCTCGTTACCCTGAGCGTATTAAGCGCTTAGTGTTTTTAAATACTGCGGCTTTTCATCTACCAGAGTCTAAACCATTCCCGTGGGCATTATGGGTTTGTCGTGAAACGATTTTAGGGACTTTTTTGGTGAGAGGTTTTAATGCATTCTCATCAATCGCTTCTTATGTGGGTGTTAAACGTAAACCTATGTCTAAAGAAGTACGCGAAGCGTATGTCGCACCGTTTAATAACTGGAAAAATCGTATCTCAACGTTACGTTTTGTTCAGGATATCCCTTTAAAGCCTGAAGATCGTAACTATGAGCTGGTATCAGATATAGCTGATAGCTTGTCGAAGTTCTCTGAAGTACCGACGCTGATTTGTTGGGGACTTCAAGATTTCGTGTTCGATAAACACTTTTTAGCAAAGTGGCGACAATATATGCCCCATGCGCAAGTAACCGAATTTGAAGACTGTGGTCATTATATTCTTGAAGATGCTAGCGAAGATGTCATCGGGTTGATTCAGAATTTTATGGCTGACGAGCTTTAG
- a CDS encoding 3-oxoacyl-ACP synthase III, with amino-acid sequence MKYSRVFINSMAYELAPQVVSSLDLESRLAPLYQKFRIPMGQLAALTGIKERRWWPKGYRLSDGAICAARKAVAETGISVSDLGAVVYTGVCRDQHEPATACRVAAELGVSKDTAIYDISNACLGVLSGILDIANRIELGQIKAGMVVSCESARDIVEVTIDNMLSDPTMQNFAQSLATLTGGSGAVAVILTDGSLPLKNTRNHQLLGASHLSAPEHHELCQWGLQETSQKLYREFMRTDAVTLLKEGVDLAKHTWEHFLTQREWVVDQVDKVICHQVGASNRKQVLNALNIPHEKEFPTYETLGNMGTVSLPVTAAMAHDQGFLKLGDQVSFLGIGSGLNCMMLGIKW; translated from the coding sequence ATGAAATATTCCCGCGTTTTTATTAATAGTATGGCCTATGAATTAGCACCCCAAGTGGTGTCTAGTCTAGACCTAGAATCTCGCCTTGCGCCACTTTACCAAAAGTTTCGTATTCCAATGGGGCAATTAGCCGCTTTAACCGGTATCAAAGAGCGTCGTTGGTGGCCAAAAGGTTATCGCTTATCTGACGGTGCAATATGTGCAGCTCGTAAAGCCGTTGCTGAAACTGGCATTAGTGTCAGTGATTTAGGCGCAGTTGTTTACACAGGCGTTTGCCGTGACCAACATGAGCCTGCAACAGCTTGTCGCGTTGCTGCTGAGTTAGGTGTCTCGAAAGACACTGCTATATACGATATCAGTAACGCCTGCTTAGGTGTGCTTTCTGGTATTTTAGATATTGCTAACCGTATTGAGCTTGGTCAAATTAAAGCTGGGATGGTGGTGTCTTGCGAATCGGCTCGCGACATTGTTGAAGTGACTATCGACAATATGCTTTCTGATCCAACCATGCAGAATTTTGCTCAATCATTGGCAACGTTAACGGGCGGCTCTGGTGCTGTTGCGGTTATCTTAACTGATGGTAGTTTACCGCTGAAGAATACTCGTAATCATCAGCTTTTAGGTGCGAGTCACTTATCAGCTCCTGAGCATCACGAGTTATGTCAGTGGGGCTTGCAAGAAACCAGTCAGAAATTGTATCGTGAGTTCATGAGAACGGATGCAGTCACCTTGCTTAAAGAAGGTGTCGACCTTGCTAAGCATACTTGGGAGCACTTTCTTACACAGCGTGAGTGGGTAGTGGATCAAGTTGATAAAGTGATTTGTCACCAAGTGGGCGCGTCAAACCGCAAACAAGTGTTAAATGCGCTTAATATCCCCCATGAAAAAGAATTTCCAACCTATGAAACCTTGGGCAACATGGGCACTGTTTCATTGCCAGTTACTGCCGCTATGGCACATGACCAAGGCTTTTTGAAATTAGGCGATCAAGTGAGCTTTCTAGGAATAGGCAGCGGATTGAACTGTATGATGCTCGGCATCAAGTGGTAG
- a CDS encoding methyltransferase has product MRSDIAIHHNANSLQLTQISECLLRLKCLWQVKAFDCQTLPWIEQFPILADKVWAINDSDIDNIDVEQQLLIVTLLPALIEDLAQSGIVIDNLELILAQTSNTVTQSVFDDKLQCQPIDSQTGLLHEGLSESELAHFSAHIKGRKWQQITAFAANISTGKPIVEWCAGKGHLGRYIAKSHQADVISLEWQQNLCEQGQSFADKWQLSQQFYCVDVFNLSVSRLGSNPLNAEQHAIALHACGDLHIKLLELATEAKTQAISFSPCCYHLIQAEFYQPLSAAALASGLKLSRHDLQLPLQQSVIASEKLQTLRHQEIAWRLGFDSMQRDITGNDQYLPIPSIKRSQLSGSFTDFCHWAGKQKQVDTSTMTDFETYRVKGAARQRLTQRIDLVAHLFRRAIEQWLLLDRVCFLEQQGYQVSMIEFCANDITPRNRLIQAKKIT; this is encoded by the coding sequence ATGCGTTCAGATATCGCTATTCATCACAATGCTAATAGCCTGCAACTGACACAAATTAGTGAGTGTTTACTCAGGCTAAAATGTCTGTGGCAGGTTAAAGCTTTTGATTGTCAAACTTTGCCTTGGATTGAACAGTTTCCAATTTTAGCGGACAAAGTCTGGGCAATAAATGATAGCGACATTGACAACATTGATGTTGAACAACAATTGCTGATTGTTACTTTACTGCCTGCTTTGATTGAGGATTTGGCGCAATCAGGCATTGTCATTGATAACCTTGAACTCATACTCGCACAGACATCAAATACGGTCACTCAGTCTGTCTTTGATGATAAATTACAGTGTCAGCCAATTGATTCTCAGACGGGTTTGCTACATGAGGGCCTATCAGAGTCAGAACTTGCGCATTTCAGTGCCCATATTAAAGGGCGTAAGTGGCAACAAATTACGGCTTTTGCAGCCAATATTTCCACAGGAAAGCCGATTGTTGAGTGGTGTGCAGGCAAAGGGCACCTTGGACGCTATATAGCTAAAAGTCACCAAGCAGATGTTATTAGCTTAGAGTGGCAACAAAACTTGTGTGAGCAAGGTCAAAGCTTTGCTGATAAATGGCAGCTTTCACAACAATTTTATTGTGTCGATGTGTTCAATTTATCTGTAAGTAGGCTCGGTTCAAATCCGCTTAATGCAGAGCAACATGCTATAGCACTACATGCTTGCGGTGACCTGCATATCAAGTTACTTGAATTAGCGACAGAGGCTAAAACCCAAGCTATTTCTTTTTCGCCGTGTTGTTATCACCTTATACAAGCAGAGTTTTATCAGCCCTTATCTGCAGCGGCATTAGCTAGCGGGCTGAAATTGTCGCGACACGACTTGCAACTTCCTTTGCAGCAAAGTGTTATTGCTAGTGAAAAACTACAGACTTTAAGACATCAGGAAATTGCTTGGCGTTTAGGTTTTGATAGCATGCAACGTGATATCACTGGAAATGATCAATATTTGCCTATTCCCAGTATCAAACGCAGTCAGTTGTCGGGATCATTTACTGATTTTTGTCATTGGGCGGGGAAACAAAAGCAGGTTGATACATCAACAATGACGGATTTTGAAACATATCGCGTCAAAGGCGCTGCAAGACAGAGACTGACACAACGAATTGATCTTGTCGCACATCTTTTTAGACGTGCAATCGAACAATGGTTATTGCTGGATAGAGTATGCTTTTTAGAACAACAAGGTTACCAAGTTTCGATGATTGAATTTTGTGCAAACGATATCACACCGAGAAATAGGCTAATTCAAGCTAAAAAAATCACTTAG
- a CDS encoding chemotaxis protein, with product MKSWFVLVTKSIINFIDLSREIKSLNKRVVFSKVVSALCIGIMGLSLTACSLLEVKLESGVEPLPKEQINMRMFSREFSYSFYAQVEASADQIAANSDDVNVKANSIMWKIYAEQNLQRSIFQASPVAAMLDTWVFTEQMKQFYEQGSGAELFSDQQHLAIEASSTLALQFETTVKGFVDANSFKHNQAFVAQYVAKNPIKDITFTRVSAFNAWLTFSKISEFEAITTFGSMPEVMSDISDRMAMTTEQMPKILGWKAQLYTLHADVSAADVQSALNNISETTIKFQELMQQTPEMMTVLASDMTQELSPLLDQLSDMTDDKLMQLSKERESLALIIVSERKALAKMVATERAAAIQDLDALTEKTVELVFAQIIELIKSVIVYFILFLIAVFFAPLAIGVWLGRRMNVTKQVKAQANDIR from the coding sequence ATGAAATCATGGTTTGTTTTAGTTACTAAAAGTATTATTAATTTTATTGATTTGAGTCGTGAAATCAAATCTTTGAATAAAAGAGTCGTTTTCAGCAAAGTCGTGAGTGCTTTGTGCATCGGTATTATGGGACTGAGTTTAACCGCTTGCTCATTGTTGGAGGTTAAACTCGAAAGTGGTGTCGAACCTTTGCCAAAAGAGCAAATAAACATGCGAATGTTTAGCCGCGAATTTAGTTACAGCTTTTATGCTCAAGTTGAAGCAAGCGCCGATCAAATCGCTGCAAATTCTGACGATGTAAACGTCAAAGCTAATAGTATTATGTGGAAAATATACGCGGAACAGAATTTACAGCGGTCGATATTTCAAGCATCACCGGTTGCTGCAATGCTAGATACTTGGGTGTTTACCGAGCAAATGAAACAGTTTTATGAGCAAGGTTCAGGGGCTGAGTTATTTTCTGACCAGCAACATCTTGCTATTGAAGCAAGTTCAACACTCGCGCTTCAATTTGAGACGACTGTAAAAGGTTTTGTTGATGCTAATAGCTTTAAGCATAACCAAGCGTTTGTGGCGCAATATGTCGCTAAAAATCCGATTAAAGATATTACTTTTACCCGTGTATCAGCTTTTAATGCATGGCTTACTTTCAGTAAAATATCAGAATTTGAAGCTATTACTACATTTGGTTCTATGCCAGAAGTGATGAGCGACATATCTGATAGAATGGCGATGACCACAGAACAAATGCCAAAAATTCTGGGTTGGAAAGCACAACTTTATACGTTACATGCCGATGTCAGTGCTGCAGATGTGCAGTCAGCACTCAACAATATCAGCGAAACTACCATTAAGTTCCAAGAATTAATGCAACAAACACCGGAAATGATGACCGTGTTAGCCAGTGATATGACACAAGAACTTAGCCCGCTATTAGATCAGCTCAGTGATATGACTGATGATAAGCTAATGCAATTATCAAAAGAGCGTGAGTCCTTAGCATTAATTATCGTCAGTGAACGAAAAGCGTTAGCAAAAATGGTGGCAACTGAGCGTGCTGCAGCGATACAAGATTTAGATGCTTTGACTGAAAAAACAGTCGAACTGGTGTTTGCTCAAATTATTGAATTAATTAAAAGTGTCATTGTGTATTTCATTTTGTTCTTAATCGCGGTATTTTTCGCGCCGTTAGCCATTGGTGTATGGCTAGGAAGACGCATGAACGTGACTAAACAAGTTAAAGCTCAAGCAAATGATATTCGTTAA
- a CDS encoding DUF1289 domain-containing protein, protein MHSPCVAKCGLNEDDYCMGCFRHINEIVGWGQASEERKQSIWQQLPERKQSMAGGDNNQIISRDKWLKAEAEIKAAE, encoded by the coding sequence ATGCACTCTCCTTGCGTAGCAAAATGCGGACTAAATGAAGATGATTACTGCATGGGATGTTTTAGGCACATCAACGAAATTGTTGGCTGGGGTCAAGCAAGCGAAGAAAGAAAACAAAGTATTTGGCAGCAACTTCCTGAACGTAAGCAAAGTATGGCCGGCGGTGATAACAATCAAATAATAAGCCGTGATAAATGGCTCAAAGCTGAGGCAGAAATTAAAGCTGCAGAATAA
- a CDS encoding YajD family HNH nuclease — MSGTQSKLDKVLAEARDYKATREKGYREQALKLYPWICGRCTREFTHKNLSELTVHHVNHNHDHNPSDGSNWELLCLYCHDNEHSRFEELIQYGNTTENKQETATYNPFADLKSMMKK; from the coding sequence ATGTCAGGTACGCAAAGTAAGTTAGATAAAGTGTTAGCCGAAGCGAGAGACTATAAAGCGACTCGTGAAAAGGGCTATCGTGAACAAGCACTAAAGCTATACCCTTGGATTTGTGGCCGTTGTACACGTGAATTCACGCATAAAAACTTGTCTGAATTGACGGTGCATCATGTGAATCATAACCATGATCATAACCCATCAGACGGCTCTAATTGGGAGTTATTATGCTTGTACTGCCATGACAATGAGCATTCTCGATTTGAAGAGTTAATTCAATATGGCAATACTACTGAAAACAAGCAAGAAACGGCGACTTACAATCCTTTTGCTGATTTGAAATCGATGATGAAAAAGTAA
- a CDS encoding BCCT family transporter: MSKKSSINPPVFFPSVLLIFLMVFICAVWPGEASQFFKSIQSWLEVKAGWLYILGVAVFLIFIIFVMVSRFGDIKLGPDHSVPDYSYKSWIAMLFSAGMGIGLMFFGVAEPVMHYLAPPDATPETIQAAKDAMNITFYHYGIHIWAIYAVVALSLAYFSYRHKLPLLPRSALYPLIGERIYGPIGHAVDTFAVLGTMFGVATSLGFGVLQVNSGLSYLFEDLPNNITVQIVIIMVITGIATISVFAGLDRGVKRLSELNLALALLLLLAVLFLGPTVLLLQAFVQNTGGYLSDIVGMTFNLYAYEQKDDWLGGWTLLYWGWWISWSPFVGTFIARVSRGRTIREFLVGVLFFPTGITFLWMTVFGNSAIDMIRNHGATYLSEAVSNDVSVALFKFFEHLPFSTVLSIIAIFLVVTFFVTSSDSGSLVIDNLTSGGDEQAPVWQRIFWAVLQGIVASVLLLAGGLQALQTAAIASAMPIMIVMLLMCLGLYKALQDDRLKLESVQQHNTSVQFAQANMSWKDRIDVLVSQPSQEDAQKFLDMIAKPGLEEVRQLFLGKDTPAVITQDDERVRLLIGNNETLQFAYGLRIRAFTMNGVDVEGYEPEQDYYRVEVFLEHGGQHYDVMGYTQEQIIADIVNQYERYLHYQHLSNSELVTDFND, from the coding sequence ATGTCAAAGAAATCGAGTATTAATCCTCCGGTTTTCTTCCCTTCAGTGCTGTTAATTTTCCTTATGGTGTTTATCTGTGCTGTATGGCCAGGTGAAGCCAGTCAATTTTTTAAATCGATTCAAAGCTGGCTAGAGGTCAAAGCTGGCTGGTTGTATATTCTTGGTGTCGCAGTCTTTTTAATCTTTATTATATTTGTGATGGTCAGCCGCTTTGGCGATATCAAATTAGGCCCTGATCACTCAGTGCCTGATTACAGTTATAAAAGCTGGATTGCTATGTTGTTCTCGGCAGGGATGGGCATAGGGTTGATGTTCTTCGGGGTTGCAGAGCCAGTGATGCATTATTTGGCTCCGCCAGATGCTACACCTGAGACGATTCAAGCAGCAAAAGATGCTATGAATATTACCTTTTATCATTATGGAATTCACATCTGGGCTATCTATGCTGTTGTAGCATTAAGCTTAGCGTATTTCTCATATCGTCATAAATTACCATTGTTGCCGCGTTCTGCTTTGTATCCATTAATTGGCGAACGTATTTATGGCCCTATCGGCCATGCAGTAGATACATTTGCTGTGCTTGGCACCATGTTTGGGGTTGCCACGTCATTAGGTTTTGGGGTGCTGCAAGTTAACTCGGGCTTGAGTTACTTATTCGAAGATTTACCTAATAACATAACCGTTCAAATTGTCATTATTATGGTGATAACGGGGATTGCGACTATCTCGGTTTTTGCAGGTTTAGATAGGGGGGTTAAACGTTTAAGTGAGCTGAACCTTGCTTTAGCATTACTTCTGTTACTGGCAGTATTGTTTTTAGGACCAACGGTGCTTTTACTGCAAGCATTCGTTCAAAATACTGGTGGTTACTTAAGTGATATTGTGGGTATGACATTTAACTTATATGCCTATGAACAAAAAGATGATTGGCTTGGCGGTTGGACATTGCTTTACTGGGGCTGGTGGATCTCATGGTCCCCATTTGTCGGCACCTTTATTGCGCGCGTTAGTCGCGGTCGTACGATTCGTGAGTTCTTAGTTGGGGTATTATTTTTCCCAACGGGGATCACCTTCTTATGGATGACAGTTTTTGGTAATAGCGCTATTGATATGATCAGAAATCATGGGGCGACTTATCTGTCTGAGGCGGTATCTAACGATGTTTCGGTGGCGCTGTTTAAGTTCTTCGAACACTTGCCTTTTTCTACCGTGTTATCAATCATTGCTATTTTTCTAGTGGTTACATTTTTTGTTACCTCATCAGATTCTGGTTCGTTAGTTATTGATAATTTGACCTCTGGTGGCGATGAACAAGCACCAGTATGGCAACGTATTTTCTGGGCTGTGTTGCAAGGTATTGTAGCGAGCGTTTTACTGTTAGCGGGTGGATTACAAGCCCTTCAAACCGCTGCAATTGCTAGCGCGATGCCGATTATGATTGTTATGTTGTTAATGTGTTTAGGCTTATATAAGGCATTACAAGATGACCGTTTGAAGCTAGAAAGCGTTCAGCAACATAATACTAGTGTGCAATTTGCTCAAGCGAACATGAGCTGGAAAGACCGCATTGATGTATTGGTGTCACAACCGAGCCAAGAAGATGCACAAAAGTTCCTAGATATGATTGCAAAGCCAGGTTTAGAAGAGGTCAGGCAATTATTTCTCGGCAAGGATACGCCGGCTGTGATTACTCAAGATGATGAACGGGTCCGTTTGCTTATTGGTAATAATGAGACGCTACAGTTTGCTTATGGTCTACGTATTCGTGCATTTACCATGAATGGTGTTGATGTTGAAGGTTATGAACCTGAACAAGACTACTATCGTGTTGAGGTATTCTTGGAGCATGGTGGTCAGCATTATGATGTGATGGGTTACACTCAAGAGCAAATTATTGCGGATATTGTCAATCAATATGAGCGTTACTTACATTATCAGCATTTATCTAATTCTGAGCTGGTGACGGATTTCAACGACTAA
- a CDS encoding DUF502 domain-containing protein, producing MKNTLSRGLTNLLPMVLSLWLFWSLFISLDGLGHLLLDIASLDNAFVGAGFILVAVLVFISGLLFSFSPFAWFYGWVESQLMKFPLFKSVYGSIRDIAGLMKRDGKPKNQKTVLIKQANGGYVVGFIMNQHAPQPLADALPEGDWVPVLFQLSYQMAGVTSLVKREDLIEVDWSFEDAMRFNLTAGISISNSKAVTTEAK from the coding sequence ATGAAAAATACCTTGTCTCGTGGTCTAACTAACTTACTCCCTATGGTGCTAAGTCTCTGGTTATTTTGGTCATTATTTATATCGTTAGATGGTTTAGGTCATCTACTATTGGATATCGCTAGTTTAGATAATGCGTTTGTTGGCGCAGGATTTATATTAGTGGCGGTATTGGTATTTATCTCTGGATTATTGTTCTCATTTAGCCCTTTTGCGTGGTTTTATGGTTGGGTAGAAAGCCAACTTATGAAATTCCCGCTGTTTAAATCAGTTTATGGCAGTATTCGAGATATTGCCGGTTTAATGAAGCGGGATGGCAAACCTAAAAATCAAAAAACAGTATTAATTAAGCAAGCTAATGGCGGCTATGTCGTTGGCTTTATTATGAATCAACATGCGCCACAACCTCTCGCTGATGCACTGCCTGAAGGTGATTGGGTGCCAGTGTTGTTTCAGTTGAGTTATCAAATGGCGGGTGTAACAAGTTTAGTTAAGCGCGAAGATCTCATTGAAGTCGATTGGTCATTTGAAGATGCTATGCGATTTAATTTGACTGCGGGCATCTCGATTTCTAATTCGAAAGCCGTTACAACAGAAGCTAAGTAA
- a CDS encoding putative sulfate/molybdate transporter: protein MRCKTNGLNSINKFSGEFSGAFADLGTFLPLVLGLIALNQFSPQGIFLGFGFFSLFTAFYYRRPIPVQPMKVISALVIAEGLTPGMLQASAMLMGLTLLILAYSGIIQWMAKQLSPAISIGIQLAIGIQLMWLGGQMMSETWLLGLLAFTALLVSRFFPMQYLIMPIVIGVGIAWQLISNSAPSFDFSAASTWQLNWPRYDEWTSAAVLLVLPQLALTLTNAVIAISAMAKDKFPKDNARFEPKNFAISSGWANLLLAPFGGAAMCHGAGGLAVQHHFGARTWLAPTIFGVTCLLIAAFWGQGIATVLSLIPLAVLGSLLAIAGTQLAWSKRFLDGKPFCIFVIVTTAFTCLVINTAAGLAIGVILEFGRQQLSRYNRVVK, encoded by the coding sequence ATGAGATGTAAGACAAACGGACTTAACAGTATTAATAAATTTTCAGGTGAGTTCAGCGGTGCGTTTGCTGACCTCGGTACTTTTCTTCCTTTAGTTCTAGGGCTCATCGCATTAAACCAATTTTCCCCTCAGGGCATATTTTTAGGTTTTGGCTTTTTTTCACTTTTCACTGCCTTTTATTATCGACGCCCCATACCAGTTCAGCCAATGAAGGTCATTAGCGCATTAGTTATTGCTGAAGGGCTGACCCCTGGGATGTTGCAAGCATCTGCGATGTTAATGGGGCTTACCTTATTGATATTGGCGTATTCAGGTATTATTCAATGGATGGCAAAACAACTATCGCCTGCTATCAGTATTGGTATTCAATTGGCTATCGGTATTCAGCTAATGTGGCTCGGTGGGCAAATGATGAGCGAAACGTGGCTATTAGGTTTATTAGCTTTTACTGCACTGTTAGTAAGCCGATTCTTTCCGATGCAATACCTCATCATGCCAATCGTTATTGGTGTTGGTATTGCTTGGCAATTAATCAGTAATAGTGCGCCGAGTTTTGATTTTAGTGCGGCATCAACTTGGCAATTAAATTGGCCTCGTTATGATGAATGGACTTCTGCAGCGGTATTATTAGTGTTACCACAGTTAGCGCTGACGTTAACCAATGCGGTTATTGCTATATCTGCGATGGCTAAAGATAAGTTCCCTAAGGATAACGCGCGTTTTGAACCGAAGAACTTTGCTATTAGTTCTGGTTGGGCAAACTTGCTGCTTGCTCCTTTTGGCGGGGCTGCAATGTGCCATGGGGCTGGTGGTTTAGCAGTGCAACATCACTTTGGCGCGAGAACCTGGTTAGCTCCAACAATATTTGGGGTGACTTGCTTATTGATTGCTGCGTTTTGGGGGCAGGGAATAGCGACAGTGCTTTCGTTAATACCGTTAGCAGTTTTGGGCAGTTTATTGGCCATAGCGGGGACTCAGCTTGCTTGGTCAAAACGCTTTCTTGATGGTAAACCCTTTTGTATTTTCGTGATTGTTACGACGGCTTTTACCTGCTTAGTGATCAATACTGCCGCTGGATTAGCTATTGGCGTTATTCTCGAGTTTGGTCGGCAGCAATTGAGTCGCTACAACCGAGTGGTAAAATAA